One Spinacia oleracea cultivar Varoflay chromosome 4, BTI_SOV_V1, whole genome shotgun sequence DNA segment encodes these proteins:
- the LOC110799168 gene encoding uncharacterized protein yields MAKGDDARIKKKNKANRKKLAKDPTSVSARVAALIAAKKRRQSGKRRNCQGMCYSLPSPEDPFNERHGKEDFSSRKIKRLAPEVKTKQTLKKEANKQQKRMLSGDQVNIKEKNTKLGGGDFQDFTSGNSGCPSKFLCSCLNSIKDSLLGDGVLNKEQDKPLFVDSWGVEFWKSYSSGVDILENSGSSPSVQQMAWIASTAADSISQKEKDGISFTSPFLLYLVPSQQKANKVRSVCKPLKAFGIHTVSLHPGTSVEHQVQGLQSCEPEFLIATPERLRELVLLKAVDISGVSLLVVDGIDAISHCLDAVKSIKKSISGKPCTMAFQGHSDIERILRKPFDTLSLDGPRKSKVF; encoded by the exons ATGGCGAAAGGTGACGACGCAAGAATCAAGAAGAAGAACAAAGCCAATAGGAAGAAGCTTGCTAAAGATCCTACTTCCGTGTCTGCTCGCGTTGCTGCTCTTATTGCTGCCAAAAAGCGTCGTCAATCCGGCAAGCGCCGCAACTGTCAG GGCATGTGCTATAGTCTTCCCTCACCCGAGGATCCTTTCAATGAGAGACATGGAAAAGAAGATTTTAGCAGTAGGAAGATCAAACGTCTGGCTCCTGAGGTAAAGACCAAGCAAACCTTAAAAAAGGAAGCCAATAAACAGCAGAAAAGAATGCTTTCTGGTGACCAAGTGAACATTAAGGAAAAGAATACAAAGCTAGGCGGAGGAGACTTCCAAGATTTTACTTCAGGAAATTCTGGCTGCCCATCTAAGTTTCTTTGCTCGTGCTTAAACTCCATAAAGGATTCTTTGCTTGGTGATGGTGTGCTTAATAAGGAACAAGATAAACCTTTGTTTGTTGACTCATGGGGAGTTGAATTTTGGAAGTCTTATTCCTCTGGAGTTGATATTTTGGAAAACAGTGGTTCTAGTCCTTCTGTGCAGCAAATGGCCTGGATAGCCTCCACCGCAGCTGACAGCATTTCACAGAAGGAGAAGGATGGGATATCCTTTACCAGCCCGTTCCTGTTATATCTTGTACCATCACAACAGAAGGCTAATAAG GTGCGTTCTGTGTGCAAGCCCTTAAAAGCTTTCGGCATTCACACAGTCAGTTTACATCCTGGTACTTCAGTGGAGCATCAAGTTCAAGG CCTACAGAGCTGTGAACCTGAATTTCTTATAGCAACACCTGAACGCCTGAGGGAGCTTGTTTTGCTAAAGGCAGTTGATATATCAGGGGTTTCATTGCTG GTTGTGGATGGAATAGACGCTATATCTCACTGCCTAGATGCGGTAAAAAGCATAAAAAAGTCAATATCTGGAAAGCCCTGCACAATGGCTTTCCAGGGTCACTCTGATATAGAGAGGATTCTCAGGAAACCCTTTGATACTTTATCTCTTGATGGACCAAGAAAGAGTAAAGTTTTCTGA